The following coding sequences are from one Sander lucioperca isolate FBNREF2018 chromosome 2, SLUC_FBN_1.2, whole genome shotgun sequence window:
- the LOC116056799 gene encoding acyl-CoA dehydrogenase family member 11-like encodes MSMCSALLTRSVAGSCSRVWCGVPPALVHIRSASVAEPGTRRSNEEQLWEAAGYLPFSRAKIGSFFQERPVLKNPFLEDALLRGYLRRHLPQEAPFSDLCAFGERVANEVDDWGRECEVTPPRLVHFDPWGRRVDHIVTSPAWKRMKDLSAQEGLVAIGYERSFGEWSRVYQMSKLYIFSPSSGLYTCPLAMTDGAAKVIQSIGVSWPVDEAYGRLTTRQPERFWTSGQWMTERQGGSDVASGTETVAVPQTDGSYKLHGFKWFTSATDADMTLTLARAQDRTGATTPGSRGLSLFYGEVSRDEDGRLKGIEVQRLKDKLGTRQMPTAELLLDGLPAHRLSEEGKGVASIANMLTITRIHNSTSAAAAMRRVVQLARDYATRRTAFGKLLKDHPLHMQTLARMEVETRGAFLLVMDVCRLLGREENGMATQLDAHLLRLLTPVAKLYTGKQAVAVVSEGLESFGGQGYIEDTGLPGLLRDAQVLSIWEGTTNVLSLDVLRSVARSSGMVLHAYFTHAKSLLAGASNVSSLAPAVKAVDGALSELEDFVQIAATRAPGYLELAARDLAYSLARIYMGALLIDHACWKGASSSDTYAALRWCEHDLCPVATKQARGCYDLSTAPLDAALVYDRPVQG; translated from the exons ATGTCAATGTGCTCAGCCCTACTGACCCGCAGTGTAGCTGGAAGCTGCTCCAGGGTGTGGTGTGGTGTTCCTCCAGCGCTCGTACACATTAGATCAGCCAGTGTAGCTGAGCCGGGCACAAGAAGATCTAATGAAGAACAACTCTGGGAGGCAGCAGGGTACCTGCCGTTCTCTAGAGCCAAGATAGGATCTTTCTTTCAGGAAAGGCCAGTGCTGAAGAACCCATTTCTAGAGGATGCCTTGCTCAGAGGATACCTGAGGAGACACCTGCCCCAGGAG GCACCTTTCTCAGACTTGTGTGCATTTGGAGAGCGTGTGGCAAATGAAGTGGACGACTGGGGTAGAGAGTGTGAGGTTACTCCTCCACGTTTGGTGCACTTTGACCCCTGGGGTCGCAGAGTGGACCACATCGTGACCTCCCCGGCCTGGAAACGCATGAAAGACCTGTCTGCACAGGAAGGACTGGTTGCCATTGGTTATGAGAGGTCATTTGGGGAGTGGAG tcgTGTGTACCAAATGAGCAAGTTGTAcatcttctctccctcctctggtCTCTACACCTGTCCTCTGGCAATGACTGATGGAGCTGCTAAAGTCATTCAG TCCATAGGTGTTTCATGGCCCGTAGATGAAGCCTACGGTCGTTTGACCACCCGTCAGCCTGAACGTTTCTGGACGTCCGGACAGTGGATGACGGAAAGACAGGGAGGATCTGACGTGG CCAGTGGCACAGAGACGGTGGCTGTTCCCCAGACAGATGGTTCATACAAACTCCACGGCTTCAAGTGGTTCACCTCTGCTACAGACGCAGATATGACTCTCACACTGGCCAGAGCGCAGGACAGAACAGGAGCAACCACGCCG GGCAGCAGGGGTTTGTCTTTGTTCTACGGAGAGGTGAGTAGAGATGAGGATGGACGACTGAAGGGCATAGAGGTTCAGAGACTGAAGGACAAGTTGGGCACAAGACAGATGCCGACTGCTGAGTTACTGCTGGACGGCCTGCCGGCACACAGG CTCTCAGAGGAAGGGAAAGGTGTGGCCTCCATAGCTAACATGCTGACTATAACCCGGATCCACAACAGCACGTCTGCAGCAGCCGCGATGAGAAG GGTGGTCCAGTTAGCTCGTGACTACGCCACTCGCCGCACTGCCTTTGGAAAGCTTCTTAAAGACCACCCGCTGCACATGCAGACTCTCGCTAGGATGGAG GTGGAGACTCGTGGAGCGTTCCTTCTGGTGATGGATGTGTGCCGTCTGCTGGGCCGAGAGGAAAACGGCATGGCAACGCAGCTTGATGCACACCTGCTGCGTCTGCTCACTCCTGTGGCCAAACTGTACACTGGGAAGCAG GCGGTGGCTGTGGTGTCAGAGGGTTTGGAAAGCTTCGGTGGACAGGGCTACATTGAGGATACCGGGTTGCCTGGTCTACTTCGCGATGCACAG gTGTTGAGTATATGGGAAGGCACCACAAATGTTCTGTCTCTGGACGTGCTGCGCTCTGTGGCTCGTAGCTCAGGAATGGTTCTTCATGCTTACTTCACCCATGCCAAG TCCCTGCTTGCAGGTGCATCAAATGTTTCTTCATTGGCCCCGGCGGTGAAAGCAGTAGATGGTGCTCTCTCTGAGCTCGAGGACTTTGTTCAGATAGCAGCTACAAGAGCACCCGGCTACCTGGAACTAGCAGCCAGAGACCTGGCATACAGCCTGGCTCGCATTTACATGG GTGCGCTACTCATTGACCATGCATGTTGGAAAGGAGCCTCTTCATCTGACACCTATGCAGCTCTCAG GTGGTGTGAACACGACTTGTGTCCTGTGGCAACTAAACAGGCGAGAGGCTGCTACGATCTCAGCACAGCACCACTTGATGCTGCACTGGTGTATGACCGGCCCGTCCAAGGCTGA